TGACTTCCCGCGTCGAGTCGCGCGACGTTGAGAAGTTCATTGACCAACCTCGTCTGGCGCTGAATCTGGCGCTCAAGGAGCACGCACATGCGCTCGACTCCTTCTTGGGCACCAGGGAGGAGCTGCGCTGTTATTGACTGAACTGCAAGACGGAGAACGGTCATCGGCGTGTGCAACTCATGCGATGCGACCATGAGGAACTCATCTCGCGCGGCGATCGCCCGAAGGGCGCTCCGGTACAGGCTGGAGTTATCCATCGCTAGCGCTGCCCTCTCAGCGAACGCTTCGCCGAGTGCCTGTTCGATTCGGCCGAACCGACCGGCCGTTCCTGCCGCAAACGTGATCGCGCCCAGCGTCTTTCCTCGTGCTTGCAGAGGGATCGCTAAAACGCTGCGCGTCCCGAGCGAGCGAATGACCTCTGCGTGACGGGCGTCATGTGAGGACACATCGATCTCCTCGTCCGAGAGATCCGGAATCAGCAGCGACTCACCACGTTCGAGGGCCCGTATTGCAGGTTGAGACGAGCCCGGCCGGGGGGGATAGCTGTCTTGGAGTTCGGCGAGCAAGCCGACCTTCTGCGCGTCTGCGTGGACGACGGCTGCTCGACGGTAACCGCAATCCTCAACCAGATCGACGATGCACCAGTCCGCCATAAGCGGCACAACCGCATGCACAATGCGCGACAGCGTGACGTCGTAGTCGAGCGATTCAGCGACTGCGATAGACGCCTCATGCACGGCGGCAAGCCCTGCTTCTACGCGTTGTCGCTCATCTCTCTCGATTCTCAAGCGCTCGGCGAGTCGGGCACATGCCCAGAGGGCGGCACCGTGTGCGGCGAGCAATTCGAGACCGACCACCCGGCTGCCGTCAAACACCCCCGCGGCCACGCGATGCTCAAGGTACAAGAAGCCGATCAGCTCATCGTGGTGAATCATCGGTACGCAGCACACCGATCGCGGCTTCCATCTTCGAATATATTGATCTTGCGTGAAATGCGTGTTCTGCGCTGCGTCGTCGACGACTACAGACTGCATGGACGCTTGCGCGACAGAAACAGCCGAATGGGAAAACCTGTCGGGCGTCTCCGCATCGATAACGTCTTCCAATGCGCGTGCGGTCGGCTCGACGGCGGCCGCAATCACGAACCCGTCGCTGGTCGTCACGATAATGGAGCCCCGCTCAGCTCCGCTCCACTCGGTCGCAGCTCGGACTAGCGTCTCGGCAGCATGGTCCCCATCGGCCTGCGACAGCGCCTGGGCGGCTCGACCTAAAGCGAGCAATGCGATCGCGTCCATGGGTGAACGTAACCCCGTGTCCACTGGTGCGAGAACGGCACGCGTTCCGGCGCGAATCTAAGAATCGCGGCCCGGAGGACGTGTGAGAGCGTTGCCAACGCAAATATGCACGCCCACATGCAGGGTAACAAGCGCTCACCAGCAGTGCAAGAAGCCACACCCGTCACAGCGCCCGACAATTGCCGGAGACGCAGCCGCTGCGCTCGGCGTGGCCCTTCAGAAGGTTCCCTTCGGTCTCCGTTGGGTGTTAGCGAGCAGCAAGATCGAGCGCTGATCGTCGCCCGAGGGCTCCAGCACGTGCGGGTCGCAGAAGTCGCGCGCGTCGGGCAAATCGGCGCCAGCCGGTGCCCGCGTCGGCGACGATCTCG
This genomic interval from Sandaracinus amylolyticus contains the following:
- a CDS encoding sensor histidine kinase, which encodes MDAIALLALGRAAQALSQADGDHAAETLVRAATEWSGAERGSIIVTTSDGFVIAAAVEPTARALEDVIDAETPDRFSHSAVSVAQASMQSVVVDDAAQNTHFTQDQYIRRWKPRSVCCVPMIHHDELIGFLYLEHRVAAGVFDGSRVVGLELLAAHGAALWACARLAERLRIERDERQRVEAGLAAVHEASIAVAESLDYDVTLSRIVHAVVPLMADWCIVDLVEDCGYRRAAVVHADAQKVGLLAELQDSYPPRPGSSQPAIRALERGESLLIPDLSDEEIDVSSHDARHAEVIRSLGTRSVLAIPLQARGKTLGAITFAAGTAGRFGRIEQALGEAFAERAALAMDNSSLYRSALRAIAARDEFLMVASHELHTPMTVLRLAVQSITAQLLPGAQEGVERMCVLLERQIQRQTRLVNELLNVARLDAGSHASFRDEVDLRQVIHDTLEMFSLELTRARCEVQLDLSGGLVGIWDPAQVEQILVNLLSNAIKFGPGAPIEIRAEVVGDVARLSVRDHGIGIAPDKLLSIFDRFQRGVSPRNYGGLGLGLYIVRRAVDAHGGRVWAESTPGAGVLVTVELPGALTERRA